The uncultured Trichococcus sp. DNA window AAAGTCTCTACTCGATCATGAATGAAATTAAAACCATAAACTGCAAGAACTTCAATTGGTTCTATGTAAAGAATTCATTTTATACGACCCTTTCGGATCATATACCCTTCTTTCTTTACACTGTAATAATAACATGAAAGCGCTTGCTTTGCAAGTGGATGTTGCCCATTTTTTAAAAATATTTTGAATTTTTTTGTTCTTCTCCAAGCTTTTGGCTGACTTTAAGGCTATAAATCCTAACGCCCGCATCAAAAGGACTTAGGGGCCACCTCCCGGCAGCCCCAACTCCATCACGGCTTAATGACGACGGCTTCCCTTCACCTGAACCAATTCATCATACAAGTATACAGCAAGCTCCGGCCCTTCCTCAACGGTAAGGATCACTTCTCCCTCATTCACTTCCACATCAAGCAGGCTGCCGCGGAAATTGATCTTAAAGTCATAGCCTTGCCAATTTTTCGGAACGAAAGGTTTAAAGTGCAGGAAGCCCTCTTTCACGCGCATTCCGGCAAAGCCTTGGACGATAGCCAACCAGGCGCCGCTCATCGAAGTGATGTGGAGCCCGTCATCCGTGTCATTATTGTAGTTGTCCAGATCCAACCTTGCGGTGCGCGCGTACAATTCGACCGCTTTTTCTTCTTTGCCGAGTTCCGCAGCCAAAACAGCATGCACAGACGGTGACAAAGAAGATTCATGCACAGTCATCGGTTCATAGAAATCAAAATTTCGTCTCTTTTCTTCCATGCTGTAGCGGTCGTTCAGGAAGTAGATGCTCTGCAGGACATCCGCTTGTTTGATGAACGGAGAGCGCAGGATTTTATCCCAAGACCAGTGCTGATTCAATGGCCTTTCGCTCGGATCCAACGTATCGGCCGGGCGAAGGTCTTTATCCAGGAATGTATCGTGCTGGACAAAAACGCCCAGTTCCTCATCATACGGATAATACATCCGCGCAATGATATCCTGCCAATGATCCGTTTCCGTTTCCGTCAGGCCGTGATCTGCCCATTTTTCCGGGGACGCTTTCTTGAGCGCGTCCAGCGTGTACTGCAGCGTCCAAGTCGCCATATTATTGGTGTGGTAATTATTGCTTACGTTGTTTTCGTATTCATTCGGTCCGGTCACGCCATGGATCATGTATTTTTGATTGCGTTTGGAAAAATGGACTCGATCCGCCCAGAACCGGGAAATCCCGACAAGGACATCGATTCCCGTCTCGACTAGGTAGCTTTCATCGCCAGTATAATTTGTGTAATTATGGATGGCATGCGCGATTGCCCCGTTGCGGTGGATTTCTTCGAAAGTGATTTCCCACTCATTGTGGCATTCGATTCCCGTGAAAGTGACCATCGGATACAATGCGCCTTTCAACCCCTGCTGGCGCGCGTTATGGTAGGCACCCGGCAACTGCTGATGGCGATAGCGCAACAATTGGCGGGTCCCTTTCGGTTCGGCCACGGAAAGGTACATCGGCACCATGTATGCCTCCGTATCCCAATAGGTGGCGCCGCCGTATTTTTCTCCTGTGAAGCCTTTCGGTCCGATATTCAAGCGTTCATCCTCTCCATAATAAGTAGAAAACAGTTGGAAAAGATTGAAGCGGATTCCCTGCTGCGCTTCATCATCGCCCGTTATTTTCACGTCCGCTTTCATCCATCTCGCTTCCCAAGCATGTTCATGTTCGGCGAGCAAAAGATCGTAGCCTGCCTCAGCTGCTTCACTGGCCATCTTCTTGGCGATGAACGCCTGCTCGGCATCCGGAATGTCCCGGCTGGTGACGACGGCCACGTACTTGTCCAAGACTGCCGTTTCGCCTGCGGAAACGATCCCGGAAAAAGTTTCTTCTACTAAAAGCCCGCTTTCAATGCTGCCCGTCTGTCCCAATCCGTAAATACGGTTGCTCATCGCTGCTGTGACCGTGAACTGCTCGATACCGAACGGATTCGGAATCGTTTTGGCGCTCAGGCTGACTGGCGCATCCAGCGTACGGCCGGCCTCCTCCCAGAACATCTCCTCGTAATTCGCATCTTCGTTCGTCACGTTACCGTCCAGACGCGGATGGAATTCCAGGTCAGCGGACCCTTTCAGCACTTCTGCCGTTACCCGCAAAAGGCAAAGTTCCTTCTGCGAGGTGCTGACGAAGCGTTGGAAAGTGAACTTGATTTCTGCAGCATCTCCCTCGCTTTTCCAAATGAAGCTGCGGTTCAATACGCCTCGGCGCATGTCCAATTCCATATGAAAATCCGCGACAGGCTGCTTCGCCAAATCAAGCGGTTCTCCATCGATGAGGATGCCGACAGCAATGAAGTTCATGGCGTTGATGACTTTGCCGAAGTATTCCGGATATCCGTTCTTCCACCAGCCCACACGCGTTTTGTCGGGATACCAGATGCCCGCCAAGTAGGTCCCTTCATGGGTATCGCCTGAGTAGCCTTCCTCAAAATTTCCGCGCATCCCCATATACCCATTGCCGATCGCGGTCAGGCTTTCCTGCAGCCGTTTCTCTTCTTTATCCAGTACAGCTGTCTTTATTTTCCATGGATCGATATCAAACAGTCTTTTCATGAACAGTCCTTCTTTCCGAGATCAGATGCCGGTCCTTCGCGGAGCCCGCATAAGAATGATTGTTTTGATGACTCCATTATCCCAATTTTGACCGTCTCAATGCAAGCGCAATCACAGCTTGCACTGCAATATTTCCATTTTATTCCAAACCTTTTTTCTGCGCGATCAGACTTCTGTCAGCAGCGCTTCGCCGTAGCTCTTGATCAGGATCGGCGTACTTCGGGTTTCCAGCAACCCTTCACGGACTTGGTACTCTTGGTCATCCAGCAGATTCCGGTAATCACCGTCAGGCAAATCGACGGCGACGTTGGCCGCTTTCCCGTCCAGGCAGAAGATGCCTGTCAGCCTTTCATTTCCGTGCCGGTAATGGCCGATCACCGTCTCCGATCCGGTGGCTGCCGTCAGGTCATAACTCCCCTCCCGAACTGCCGCTTCCCTTTTGAAACGTTGCAGCCCCTGCAGCAAAGGCGTCAGATCCTCATCATGAGTCCACGCAATCGGATCCTTTTCGAACAGATCCGGCAGATGCGCCGTCGCGGTCTCCTGTCCACCGAAGAGCAGCAGGGTCCCTTTCTGGAAGTAGGTAAAGGCAGTCCAATTCCGCAGCCTGCCGATGTCTTCGACTTTTGAGCGGATGCGCGGATGATCATGGTTCTCCAGGAAACGCAGTTTGACATAGTTCACGGGGTAGATGCCGTCCTGGAACAAAAGGACATCCAGATAATTTTTGAGGCTGATTTCTCCCCAAAAGTAAGCTTGTTGAAAATCGTGCACATCATAGTCGTAGGTGATGTCGAAGGCTTCATACAATTCGCTGTCGGAATGGCCGATATTGCCGCGATCCCTATTCATCCTCAGAAAACTAGGATGGACCGATTCGGCCAACCAGACAACACCTGTTTTGACTTCCGCGACTTCCTTTCTGGCACGCACCCAAAAGTCCACAGGTACGAGACTCGCCACATCGCAACGGAAGCCATCCACGATTGTTGCCCATTGCTTCAATGTTTCAATCTGATAATCCCACAATTCCGGATGGCTGTAGTCCAAGTCGACGATGTCGTACCACTCGCCGACTTTATTGCCCATTTCGCCGTTCGGCCTGCGGTAAAACCACTCCGGATGCTGTTCGACAAGCCGCGAATCCGGCGAAGTGTGGTTGTAGACGACATCGATCATCACCTTCATGCCCAGATCGCGGATTGCGGCGGCCAGCGCTTTGAAGTCGTCCATCGTTCCGTAGGCAGGATTGACGGCGCGGTAATCTTTGATGGCATAGGGACTGCCCTCCAATCCTTTGCGCTTCGTTTCGCCGATGGGATGGATCGGCATGAACCAGATGATGTCGGCCCCCAGCCCCTTGATCCGTGGCAGATCCGGGATGATGGCGTTAAAAGTCCCTTCAGGTGTGTGGTTACGCACATAAATGCAATAGATGATTTCATTCCGCAAGTTCAAGAATGTGTCTTTCGCCATAAGGATCCCCCTTAACTATTATTTTAGCTATTGTAAACGGTCTGGAAAACAGCTGCCCCGTAAGGCGCCAGATACAGCGTTTCCCCTTCCACCCAGTTCCCTTCATTCTGCAGCAGAATTTGGCGGTAACCATGGGGCTCCAACGGATGAAGCACGAATTCCTTTGGCTGGTCCGTGACGTTGCAGATGACCAGACCGACCTCTTTGTCCATAACCCGTTCATAGACATAGAAGTCATCGTGCGTATCCCAGAGATGACAGTCCCCACCGACGAACAGATCCGTCTGCTTCAGATCCAATACTTTCCGGTAAAAATGCAGGATACTGTCGGGATCGGCTTCTTCCGCCGCTACGTTATAATCCGGTTCGACATTGACGCCACTCCACGGGGTAACCGTCGAAAAACCCGCAAATGCCGACTGATCCCATTGCATCGCGCCCCGGCTGGCATCCTTGGAACTTTCCCGCAGATTGTAGAGAACCGCCTCTTCGCTGTACCCCAACGCCAGCGCATTTTTATAGAACGTCTGCGCTTCCGGCGATTTGAAATCTTTGATGTCGTTCAGGTATAGGTTCTTCATCCCAAGTTCTTCCCCGTTCAGGATGAAGGGGATGCCCTTCTGAAGATACATCAGAGCCGCCAGCATTTTCGCGCTGTTATCGCGGTGCTTGCTGTCGTCCCCGATCCGGGAAACGACCCGAGCCATATCATGATTGTTCCAATAGAGCGTCGGACCGCCTACATCCGCCATGACTTTCTGCCACTCCTGCAGATTTTTCTTGAAGGCGCCATAAATCAGTTTCGTCTTCTGCATATTTGGGGAAAGGCGCGGGTCTTTCGATTTTTCATCCATCGTGAAATAACGGAAAGTGATGACCGTATCGCAACCTCCGACAACCGGATCCGTATAGGAACGCGCCAGCTCGACGGTGGCCGAGGCTGCCTCCCCTACGATGAAGGTATCCGGATAGCGTTCCCGCAGAGTCGAGGTGAAGAATTTCATGTACTCGTTGATTTTCGGCAGATTTGCGTAATAGCTTTCAGCCAACCCGATTTCACCTTCATCCAGCCCTTCCACATCCGGAAAACCTTCTTCCTTTTGCAGATGGATGAATGCATCCAGACGGAAACCGTCGACACCTTTATCGAGCCAGAAAAAGGCGATGTCGACCATCGCGCGCCGCACTTCCGGATTGGCCCAATTCAGATCGGGCATTTCCTTCGCAAACAGATGGAAGTAATATTGATCGCCGGACGGTTCCTTTTCCCAGACAGTGCCGGTAAAAAAAGATTCCCAATTGTTCGGCAGATCTTTTCCGCCGTTTTTGCCGTCCGCCCAGATATAATGATCGCGGTAAGGATTGTCTTTCCCTTTCAACGCTTCCTGGAACCAAGGATGCTGGTCCGAAGTATGGTTCATCACAAAATCGAAGATGACTTTGATGCCGCGTTTGTGCGCCTCCAGGATCAGCTCTTCAATTTCAGCCATCGTCCCGAAAATCGGATCGATCTCCAGAAAATCGGAAATGTCATAGCCGTTGTCGACTTTCGGCGATTGGAAAATCGGATTGAGCCAAATCATATTGACGCCCAAATTTTGAATATAATCCAACCGGCTGATGACGCCGCGGATATCCCCGACACCATCCCCGTTGGAATCCTGGAAACTCATCGGGTACACTTGATACACAATCAATTCATGCCACCACTCACGCACATTGCCCATATCAAAAACCTCACTTTTTATGATAAAAAATAGCAGGAACAATACTTACCTTAAGCTTACCCAAAAGGCCTAATAAAAACAAATCACAGGATGTGATGATGCCTATACTTTGCAGCATTCCATCATTTTCTGTACGATTTTCCCTTTTTCTTGATATAATGATAAAATTAAGGAAATCAAACTAACTTACTCATCATCCAAAAGGGGTCCTCACTTATGAAAAAAACAATCGGATTCATCGGCAGCGGGAATATGGGCGGAGCCATCATCGGCGGGCTTGTCGGTTCTGCGCTTGTCGCACCTAACCAAGTCATCGTTTCCAGCCAAGATAACGAAAGCCTGCAAGCACTGAAGGAGCAACACGGCATCCGCATCGCGGCCGACAACAGACAGGTGGCAGCCGAAGCGGACATCCTCTTCTTGGCCGTCAAACCGAATGTCTACAACATCGTCATCGACGAAGTCAAAGCAGCCATCAAAGAGAACGTAGTCATCGTCACGATTGCAGCCGGAAAAAGCTTAAGCGATATCGAAGAACGCTTCGGCCGCAAAGTGAAAGTTGTCCGCGCCATGCCGAACACCCCTGCTTTGGTCGGCGAAGGCATGACCGGCATCTGCGCCAACGAAGTGGTGAACGTTGCAGAGTTGACGGATGTCAAAAACATCTTCGACAGCTTCGGCCGCAGCGAAATGGTTTCGGAATACATGATGGATGCGGTGACAGGCGTCAGCGGTTCATCCCCTGCCTTGGTATTCATGTTCATCGAATCTTTGGCCGATGGTGCCGTACGCGGCGGTATGCCTCGCCAACAGGCCTACAAATTTGCGGCACAGGCTGTCCTCGGTTCCGCAAAAATGGTGCTGGAAACCGGCAAACATCCAGGCGAACTCAAAGATATGGTCTGCTCTCCAGGCGGAACAACGATCGAAGCCGTTGCGGAATTGGAAAAAAATGGATTCCGCTCCGCTGTCATTTCGGCAGTCCAGACGACCATCGACAAATCCATCGCAATGAGCAACCCGAAAGAAAACTGAATCCATCCAAAACGAAACCCCTGAGCCGCTACATTAGCCCAGGGGTTTCATTTGTGATGCAAAAAAGCTCTCCCCCGGAAAATCCGATGAAGAGCTTATAACTATCTGCTTATTAATGATGGTGGTGATGATGCCCGGCAGCTTCGGCTCCATCATCGATATCTTCTTTTTGGACGCCTTTTTCCTGGCACTCAGGACAGATGCCGTAGACTTCCATGCGGTGATGGCTGACTTGGAAACCGGTCAAATTCTCGGCAACCATCTCCACATCATCCAATACCGGATAATAAAGGTCGACGATTTTTCCGCAACTTTCGCAGATAGCGTGGTAATGTTGCGTGTTGCTAAAGTCAAATCGGCTTGAAGCATCCCCATAAGCCAATTCCTTCACAAATCCGATTTTCACAAAAAGTCTCAAGTTGTTGTAAACAGTGGCTGCGCTCATATTCGGAAAACGATCGGCCAAAGCTTTGTAGATATCATCTGCTGTCGGATGCATCTTGGACTCGACCAAATATTCCAAAATCGCGTAACGTTGTGGTGTAATTCGGATATTTGCGTTTTTCATTTTTTCGATTGAATCATTTACGATTGTATGGTGCATGCTGTATCCCCCCTCTTCTGGAATAACTTGTATATGATAGTCATTATAATTTACATTTTGCTGAGTTCATCATATATCGATTTGCCGAAAATAGCAATACATAAGCCCTGAACATTCACAAAAAATGCTTACTTTTTATTATTTTGCCGCTGATGACAGCGGATGCAAAACGGTGCTTGAATCAGGATACTTTCATCCAATCTTTACACCGGCTCCTGATTGGTATATTCTTAACTTGAATCGCTATGATTAGTCATCTACACAAATTATTGACATGGAGCTGAAACTTATGAAACTTGGCGCCCGCACCTTTAAAACGGGTCTCGCCGTCGCACTATCTATGATCGTCGCCCAATACTTCCGATTCGAAGGAGGAGGTGTCATCGCAGGCATTGCAGCCATCTATTCCACCCAGCCTTCACTTGGCCGTTCCTATACCAACCTGAAGAGCCGGATCATGGCCAATACAATCGGTGGCTTGGTGGCCGTTTTCGTTGTCATGACGCTGGGATACAACATCTATCTCCTCGGTATTTCGGTCATGCTGTTGATCGCCATCCTGAATGCCCTCAAGCTCGAAGACGTGATCGGGCTGTCGATTGTGACATTGATCGTCATCATGGTCGGCACGGATGACAATTTGAAGTTAAGTGCCACCTACCGCGTATTGGAAACATTCATCGGCGTCATCATTGCCTTTTTGGTCAACACATTCGTCGCTCCACCGCGATACGACGAGCGCTTGTACCACACGGTGGATTATGCCACTACCGAGTTTCTGATTTGGATCCGTGCCGGTTTGCGCAAAAACACCGAGTACTCCATCATGAACAACGACCTGAAATGGGCGCGCACGCAGCTCAAAAAAATGGACAATCTCTATCAGTACTTGACCGAAAGCGGTCTGTTCAACAAAAAAAATAAGTACCAGAACAAAAAAATGCTGGTCGTCTACCGCAAAATGATCCAAACGACCCGCTCCGCCTTCCACGTCCTGGAAGTTCTTCACGATTACGAAAATGTTTTTTATCAGTTCCCTGTCGAAATGCGCGTCATGATCCGTGAACGCCTGGAAACCTTGATGAGCGGGCATGAACAGATCATGCTGAAATTCAGCGGACGTGTCCGGGCTAATCAAGTCAACTTCTTTGAAGCTGATAAAGCCCAACGCCATGAAATGATGGACGTCTTTTTCCAGCGCGCCCAGGAAGAAAGTGATTTCGGCAAATACAGCAGTTCCGAAAGCTACGGCATCATCCATCTGATGAGTGCCATCCTGGCATACGAGGACGATTTGGTCCACTTCAACAAATTGGTCCGCAGCTACAAAGCGACTCCGGGCAATAAATCAAAAAACATCAATAATATCGAAGACATCATCCACTAGAAGGCATATTCTGTTTGTTCAGGATCTGCAAAAAAAGGCGCGCCACCGACCAGAGAGTACTCTTGGTCGGTGGCGCGTCTCTTTTATTTATTCTGGAAACATTTTTTGATTTAGTTTTGGAATGCCCATCTCTCGATGGCATGGGCCACGCCGTCTTCTTCGTTGGATAAGGTGATTTCGTTCGCGATGCTCTTCAGATTGTCCGTTCCATTGGACATCACGACTCCCAGACCGGCGACTTGGATCATTTCGTAATCGTTCTCACCATCGCCCAGCGCCATCACTTCCTCTATCGCAATCCCCAAATGGTCCGCCAATTTTATCAAGGCAGTGCCTTTATTCGAGCTCTTTTCCATCACTTCCACAAGGAAATCCTGGCTGCGTACAATATAGAAGTCATCGCGCATCTTGTCGGGAATGGCCGAATCGATGACATCCACATCGTTCGGTTCGCCGATGTAAAGGATCTTCATCAAGCCCATCTCTTCGGTTACTGCTTTGGGATCCAATACACTGATATCCATGTTGACCAGTGTGGCATCCCTTTGCATTTCTTCCGTCACTTCATCTTCCAGACTGTAATAATGGTGCTCCCCGACCAACAGCGTGCCGGCAGAGAAACCTTTACCGAATTCATAGATTTCCTGTACTTCATCAG harbors:
- a CDS encoding alpha-amylase family glycosyl hydrolase, which encodes MAKDTFLNLRNEIIYCIYVRNHTPEGTFNAIIPDLPRIKGLGADIIWFMPIHPIGETKRKGLEGSPYAIKDYRAVNPAYGTMDDFKALAAAIRDLGMKVMIDVVYNHTSPDSRLVEQHPEWFYRRPNGEMGNKVGEWYDIVDLDYSHPELWDYQIETLKQWATIVDGFRCDVASLVPVDFWVRARKEVAEVKTGVVWLAESVHPSFLRMNRDRGNIGHSDSELYEAFDITYDYDVHDFQQAYFWGEISLKNYLDVLLFQDGIYPVNYVKLRFLENHDHPRIRSKVEDIGRLRNWTAFTYFQKGTLLLFGGQETATAHLPDLFEKDPIAWTHDEDLTPLLQGLQRFKREAAVREGSYDLTAATGSETVIGHYRHGNERLTGIFCLDGKAANVAVDLPDGDYRNLLDDQEYQVREGLLETRSTPILIKSYGEALLTEV
- a CDS encoding alpha-glucosidase, with amino-acid sequence MGNVREWWHELIVYQVYPMSFQDSNGDGVGDIRGVISRLDYIQNLGVNMIWLNPIFQSPKVDNGYDISDFLEIDPIFGTMAEIEELILEAHKRGIKVIFDFVMNHTSDQHPWFQEALKGKDNPYRDHYIWADGKNGGKDLPNNWESFFTGTVWEKEPSGDQYYFHLFAKEMPDLNWANPEVRRAMVDIAFFWLDKGVDGFRLDAFIHLQKEEGFPDVEGLDEGEIGLAESYYANLPKINEYMKFFTSTLRERYPDTFIVGEAASATVELARSYTDPVVGGCDTVITFRYFTMDEKSKDPRLSPNMQKTKLIYGAFKKNLQEWQKVMADVGGPTLYWNNHDMARVVSRIGDDSKHRDNSAKMLAALMYLQKGIPFILNGEELGMKNLYLNDIKDFKSPEAQTFYKNALALGYSEEAVLYNLRESSKDASRGAMQWDQSAFAGFSTVTPWSGVNVEPDYNVAAEEADPDSILHFYRKVLDLKQTDLFVGGDCHLWDTHDDFYVYERVMDKEVGLVICNVTDQPKEFVLHPLEPHGYRQILLQNEGNWVEGETLYLAPYGAAVFQTVYNS
- the proC gene encoding pyrroline-5-carboxylate reductase, which gives rise to MKKTIGFIGSGNMGGAIIGGLVGSALVAPNQVIVSSQDNESLQALKEQHGIRIAADNRQVAAEADILFLAVKPNVYNIVIDEVKAAIKENVVIVTIAAGKSLSDIEERFGRKVKVVRAMPNTPALVGEGMTGICANEVVNVAELTDVKNIFDSFGRSEMVSEYMMDAVTGVSGSSPALVFMFIESLADGAVRGGMPRQQAYKFAAQAVLGSAKMVLETGKHPGELKDMVCSPGGTTIEAVAELEKNGFRSAVISAVQTTIDKSIAMSNPKEN
- a CDS encoding aromatic acid exporter family protein; protein product: MKLGARTFKTGLAVALSMIVAQYFRFEGGGVIAGIAAIYSTQPSLGRSYTNLKSRIMANTIGGLVAVFVVMTLGYNIYLLGISVMLLIAILNALKLEDVIGLSIVTLIVIMVGTDDNLKLSATYRVLETFIGVIIAFLVNTFVAPPRYDERLYHTVDYATTEFLIWIRAGLRKNTEYSIMNNDLKWARTQLKKMDNLYQYLTESGLFNKKNKYQNKKMLVVYRKMIQTTRSAFHVLEVLHDYENVFYQFPVEMRVMIRERLETLMSGHEQIMLKFSGRVRANQVNFFEADKAQRHEMMDVFFQRAQEESDFGKYSSSESYGIIHLMSAILAYEDDLVHFNKLVRSYKATPGNKSKNINNIEDIIH
- a CDS encoding Cof-type HAD-IIB family hydrolase, encoding MIRMIAIDIDGTLVNGQKVMTQKVKETIQEAMSRGIKIVLCTGRPPAGIKPYADELGFGEHEDYIIAQNGAYILRADTEEVVYKKTLTSDEVQEIYEFGKGFSAGTLLVGEHHYYSLEDEVTEEMQRDATLVNMDISVLDPKAVTEEMGLMKILYIGEPNDVDVIDSAIPDKMRDDFYIVRSQDFLVEVMEKSSNKGTALIKLADHLGIAIEEVMALGDGENDYEMIQVAGLGVVMSNGTDNLKSIANEITLSNEEDGVAHAIERWAFQN
- the perR gene encoding peroxide-responsive transcriptional repressor PerR; protein product: MHHTIVNDSIEKMKNANIRITPQRYAILEYLVESKMHPTADDIYKALADRFPNMSAATVYNNLRLFVKIGFVKELAYGDASSRFDFSNTQHYHAICESCGKIVDLYYPVLDDVEMVAENLTGFQVSHHRMEVYGICPECQEKGVQKEDIDDGAEAAGHHHHHH
- a CDS encoding glycoside hydrolase family 65 protein; translation: MKRLFDIDPWKIKTAVLDKEEKRLQESLTAIGNGYMGMRGNFEEGYSGDTHEGTYLAGIWYPDKTRVGWWKNGYPEYFGKVINAMNFIAVGILIDGEPLDLAKQPVADFHMELDMRRGVLNRSFIWKSEGDAAEIKFTFQRFVSTSQKELCLLRVTAEVLKGSADLEFHPRLDGNVTNEDANYEEMFWEEAGRTLDAPVSLSAKTIPNPFGIEQFTVTAAMSNRIYGLGQTGSIESGLLVEETFSGIVSAGETAVLDKYVAVVTSRDIPDAEQAFIAKKMASEAAEAGYDLLLAEHEHAWEARWMKADVKITGDDEAQQGIRFNLFQLFSTYYGEDERLNIGPKGFTGEKYGGATYWDTEAYMVPMYLSVAEPKGTRQLLRYRHQQLPGAYHNARQQGLKGALYPMVTFTGIECHNEWEITFEEIHRNGAIAHAIHNYTNYTGDESYLVETGIDVLVGISRFWADRVHFSKRNQKYMIHGVTGPNEYENNVSNNYHTNNMATWTLQYTLDALKKASPEKWADHGLTETETDHWQDIIARMYYPYDEELGVFVQHDTFLDKDLRPADTLDPSERPLNQHWSWDKILRSPFIKQADVLQSIYFLNDRYSMEEKRRNFDFYEPMTVHESSLSPSVHAVLAAELGKEEKAVELYARTARLDLDNYNNDTDDGLHITSMSGAWLAIVQGFAGMRVKEGFLHFKPFVPKNWQGYDFKINFRGSLLDVEVNEGEVILTVEEGPELAVYLYDELVQVKGSRRH